The proteins below come from a single Plantactinospora sp. KBS50 genomic window:
- a CDS encoding helix-turn-helix transcriptional regulator, producing the protein MSSRTFVGRDADLDALRAAQRRTRAGLPGVVLLGGEAGVGKSRLADEFGRVAAADGAQVLVGQCLELGEEGLPFAPFAAAVREALRRHGPAVLDGREAEFARLLPELLREPAAVTGREGAPGHRGYLFEAVTELFARLAETRPLVLLIEDLHWADRSTRDLIGYLVRAIRPGPVLVVCTYRTDELHRGHPLRPFLAELDRVRGVERLELSRLDREGTAAILTDLLGAEPPGTAVDAVHERAEGNPFFIEELAAAGDPAGCTSLPETLRDLLLTRVERLPEPAQRVLREAAAGGSRFSHDLLAAVARLPEDELEDALRPAVAAQLLVADPDGGYAFRHALVREAVHDELLPGEHARLHARYAAAIEAAPQLVAAGRAPAEVAHHWHAAQDHPRALVSALAAAADARTRCAYAEQSGLLERVLRLWEQVPDAGERAGMDHLALLEATLRATSAAGDYVRALTLSRAALAEVDPAAEPVRAARLLAGRGRMIAVLGKGTGADELREAYRLASAPPPDGGSPAPDARRIRLLAEIGAYLAASDPNEGGRVAAEALAEAERLGDPATLTAAYLASCRCWSTDADSESGARLDLLRRAEELARSTDDPSALVNVLVNLSDALFEQGRYAESAESAAEGCTVARRYGISRSTGAFLLSNRAEALLALGDWDEAEATCTEAARLDPIGTLGLHWLELRARLRLARGEDGGAELARRALGFLGRPFLHPQQRLPLCELRMATALARDDRVAAVEAAEAALADPAVPAVARYSWPVLVAVARVAVLADLPELAARAGQAASGLRRDFPAEAAYAAELSALLADVAVGPDPNAAAGPDPDVAAGPAADVAVGPDPDVAAGPAPVVPAGSAAERWRAAVAAWRRDGQPYPLATVLLRQAEAAAGAGDRELAAAALSEAATIAARLRAAPLTDRIGTLARRVGVRGAAPALAAEPGGGAAPLTAREREVLRLVTEGLSNSQIARQLYISPKTASVHVSRIIAKLDVANRVEAAAVAHRLGLLNPVDGS; encoded by the coding sequence GTGAGCAGCCGAACCTTCGTGGGCCGGGACGCGGACCTCGACGCCCTGCGCGCGGCGCAGCGGCGTACCCGCGCCGGACTGCCCGGCGTGGTGCTGCTCGGCGGCGAGGCGGGGGTGGGCAAGAGCCGCCTCGCCGACGAGTTCGGCCGGGTCGCGGCGGCCGACGGGGCGCAGGTGCTCGTCGGTCAGTGCCTCGAACTCGGCGAGGAAGGACTGCCGTTCGCTCCCTTCGCGGCGGCGGTGCGGGAGGCGCTGCGCCGGCACGGGCCGGCCGTGCTGGACGGCCGGGAGGCCGAGTTCGCCCGGCTGCTGCCGGAGCTGCTCCGCGAACCGGCCGCGGTGACCGGGCGTGAGGGGGCGCCCGGTCACCGCGGCTACCTGTTCGAGGCCGTGACCGAGCTGTTCGCCCGGCTCGCCGAGACCCGGCCACTGGTCCTGCTGATCGAGGACCTGCACTGGGCGGACCGCTCCACCCGGGACCTGATCGGCTACCTGGTCCGGGCCATCCGGCCCGGACCGGTGCTGGTGGTCTGCACCTACCGCACCGACGAACTGCACCGGGGCCACCCGCTGCGGCCGTTCCTGGCCGAACTGGACCGGGTACGCGGCGTCGAGCGGCTGGAGCTGAGCCGGCTGGACCGCGAGGGCACCGCCGCCATCCTCACCGACCTGCTCGGCGCCGAGCCGCCGGGGACCGCGGTGGACGCCGTGCACGAGCGCGCGGAGGGCAACCCGTTCTTCATCGAGGAACTGGCCGCGGCCGGCGACCCGGCCGGCTGTACGAGCCTGCCGGAAACCCTGCGGGACCTGCTGCTGACCCGGGTCGAGCGGCTGCCCGAGCCGGCGCAGCGGGTGCTCCGGGAGGCCGCCGCCGGCGGCAGCCGGTTCAGCCACGACCTGCTCGCCGCGGTGGCCCGCCTGCCCGAGGACGAACTGGAGGACGCGCTGCGCCCGGCGGTCGCCGCCCAACTCCTGGTCGCCGACCCCGACGGCGGGTACGCCTTCCGGCACGCCCTGGTGCGGGAGGCGGTGCACGACGAGCTGCTGCCCGGCGAACACGCCCGGCTGCACGCCCGGTACGCGGCGGCGATCGAGGCGGCGCCGCAGCTCGTGGCCGCGGGACGGGCACCCGCCGAGGTGGCCCACCACTGGCACGCGGCCCAGGACCACCCCCGCGCGCTGGTCAGCGCGCTGGCCGCCGCCGCGGACGCGCGGACCCGCTGCGCGTACGCCGAGCAGAGCGGGCTGCTGGAGCGGGTGCTCCGGCTCTGGGAGCAGGTGCCCGACGCGGGCGAGCGGGCCGGCATGGATCACCTGGCGCTGCTGGAGGCGACCCTGCGGGCCACCTCGGCGGCCGGCGACTACGTCCGGGCGCTGACCCTGAGCCGGGCCGCGCTGGCCGAGGTGGATCCGGCGGCCGAACCGGTCCGGGCGGCCCGGCTGCTCGCCGGGCGCGGCCGGATGATCGCGGTGCTCGGCAAGGGCACCGGGGCGGACGAACTGCGCGAGGCGTACCGGCTGGCCTCGGCGCCGCCGCCCGACGGCGGGTCGCCGGCGCCGGATGCCCGGCGGATCCGGCTGCTGGCCGAGATCGGCGCGTACCTGGCCGCGTCCGATCCGAACGAGGGCGGCCGGGTCGCGGCCGAGGCGTTGGCCGAGGCCGAGCGGCTGGGCGACCCGGCCACGCTCACCGCCGCGTACCTGGCGAGCTGCCGGTGCTGGAGCACGGACGCCGACTCCGAGTCCGGCGCCCGGCTGGACCTGCTGCGCCGGGCCGAGGAACTGGCCCGGTCCACCGACGATCCGTCGGCGCTGGTGAACGTGCTGGTCAACCTCTCGGACGCGCTGTTCGAGCAGGGCCGGTACGCCGAGTCGGCCGAGTCCGCGGCCGAGGGCTGCACGGTGGCCCGCCGGTACGGGATCAGCCGCTCGACCGGTGCCTTCCTGCTGAGCAACCGCGCGGAGGCGCTGCTGGCGCTCGGCGACTGGGACGAGGCGGAGGCCACCTGCACCGAGGCGGCCCGGCTCGACCCGATCGGCACCCTCGGCCTGCACTGGCTGGAGCTGCGCGCCCGGCTGCGGCTGGCCCGCGGCGAGGACGGCGGGGCCGAACTGGCCCGCCGCGCGCTCGGCTTCCTGGGTCGACCGTTCCTGCATCCGCAGCAGCGGCTGCCGCTGTGCGAGCTGCGGATGGCCACGGCGCTGGCCCGGGACGACCGGGTCGCCGCGGTCGAGGCCGCCGAGGCGGCGCTCGCCGATCCCGCCGTGCCGGCCGTGGCCCGGTACTCCTGGCCGGTGCTGGTCGCCGTGGCCCGGGTGGCCGTGCTCGCCGACCTGCCGGAGCTGGCCGCCCGGGCCGGGCAGGCGGCGTCCGGCCTGCGCCGCGACTTCCCGGCCGAGGCGGCGTACGCGGCCGAGCTGTCGGCGCTGCTTGCCGACGTCGCGGTCGGGCCGGACCCGAATGCCGCGGCCGGGCCGGACCCGGATGTCGCGGCCGGGCCGGCGGCCGATGTCGCGGTCGGGCCGGACCCGGATGTCGCGGCCGGGCCGGCGCCGGTTGTCCCGGCCGGATCCGCGGCCGAGCGCTGGCGGGCGGCGGTCGCGGCCTGGCGCCGGGACGGGCAGCCGTACCCGCTGGCCACCGTCCTGCTCCGGCAGGCCGAGGCGGCGGCCGGGGCCGGTGACCGGGAGCTGGCGGCGGCGGCGCTCAGCGAGGCCGCCACGATCGCCGCCCGGCTGCGGGCGGCGCCGCTGACCGACCGGATCGGCACGCTGGCCCGCCGGGTCGGGGTACGCGGCGCGGCGCCCGCGCTCGCGGCGGAGCCGGGCGGCGGTGCGGCCCCGCTGACCGCGCGGGAACGGGAGGTGCTCCGGCTGGTGACCGAGGGGCTGAGCAACAGCCAGATCGCCCGCCAGCTCTACATCTCGCCGAAGACGGCAAGCGTGCACGTCTCCCGGATCATCGCGAAGCTGGATGTGGCGAATCGGGTCGAGGCGGCGGCCGTGGCGCACCGCCTGGGGCTGCTCAACCCGGTGGACGGGAGCTGA
- a CDS encoding DUF4191 domain-containing protein, with the protein MATPQEKVSFGQRLKQIGMVFSFTAKQDRLFIPLVVVAVLVPLALTVVVAIVWGWMWVPVGVLLALLAVLIVLNLRSNRAMMSAAEGQRGAAAQIVENMRGDWRVTPAVSATTQMDMVHLVIGKPGVVLLAEGNPQRVRGLLGQEKRRLSKVIGSAPLYDYLIGSGENELPIRKLRTTLMRLPRNLSGKDVNALDKRLKALSARPQMPKGAIPKNMRPPRGAFRQTRGR; encoded by the coding sequence ATGGCAACTCCCCAGGAGAAGGTCTCGTTCGGCCAGCGGCTGAAGCAGATCGGGATGGTGTTCTCGTTCACCGCCAAACAGGACAGGCTGTTCATCCCGCTTGTCGTCGTGGCGGTGCTCGTCCCGCTCGCCCTCACCGTGGTCGTGGCCATCGTCTGGGGCTGGATGTGGGTGCCGGTCGGCGTCCTGCTCGCGCTGCTGGCCGTGCTGATCGTGCTCAACCTGCGGTCCAACCGGGCGATGATGAGCGCCGCCGAGGGCCAGCGGGGGGCCGCCGCGCAGATCGTGGAGAACATGCGGGGCGACTGGCGGGTCACCCCGGCGGTCAGCGCCACCACCCAGATGGACATGGTGCACCTGGTGATCGGCAAGCCCGGGGTGGTGCTGCTGGCCGAGGGTAACCCGCAGCGCGTACGGGGGCTGCTGGGTCAGGAGAAGCGCCGGCTGTCCAAGGTGATCGGCAGCGCGCCGCTGTACGACTACCTCATCGGTTCGGGCGAGAACGAGTTGCCGATCCGCAAGCTGCGCACCACGCTCATGCGGCTGCCGCGCAACCTGAGCGGCAAGGACGTGAACGCGCTCGACAAGCGGCTCAAGGCGCTGTCGGCCCGGCCGCAGATGCCCAAGGGCGCGATCCCGAAGAACATGCGGCCGCCGCGCGGCGCCTTCCGGCAGACCCGCGGGCGCTGA
- a CDS encoding RDD family protein → MEPASLGRRFGALIIDWVLCLLVGSMIADPVRAGWPPVLVLILEYGFFLGLFAQTPGMFLTRIACVSHRDGGRIGIPRALLRGLLLALLVPALIMDDQRRGLHDRWSGSIVIPVTPRSAG, encoded by the coding sequence ATCGAGCCGGCCAGCCTGGGCCGGCGGTTCGGCGCCCTCATCATCGACTGGGTGCTCTGCCTGCTGGTCGGGAGCATGATCGCCGATCCCGTCCGGGCCGGCTGGCCGCCGGTGCTGGTCCTCATCCTGGAGTACGGCTTCTTCCTCGGGCTGTTCGCGCAGACCCCGGGAATGTTCCTCACCCGGATCGCCTGCGTCTCGCACCGGGACGGCGGCCGGATCGGGATACCCCGGGCGCTGCTGCGCGGCCTGCTGCTCGCGCTGCTGGTGCCGGCGCTGATCATGGACGACCAGCGCCGCGGGCTGCACGACCGGTGGTCCGGTTCGATAGTCATCCCGGTCACCCCGCGTTCCGCCGGCTGA